Proteins encoded within one genomic window of Calonectris borealis chromosome 1, bCalBor7.hap1.2, whole genome shotgun sequence:
- the IL17RA gene encoding interleukin-17 receptor A isoform X4: MEASWLQVPMWTPSAPSSLHVSSDVFRQMDGNLLPVLRIEWKVATDASIRYLRGAELAVMQVNSNQQICAQFDFQNNLPLQVRPDGGRWNFTFDRFEVEPGQTYQVTVYHLPKLGVDGDYNCKSMSLTMPDCKDSLMKRTIPCIKTGSLWEPRIHGKSLDDTTLLVSFNPWMESARYQIHVASFLNEKKCKMITRDFTEGGLQQQVNVTIKIEKNIRACCNYKIQIQPFFANCGTDCLRHSAFIPCSPAPSTDPSGDMIIWLYWCITGICVLLVGSVIAGVICMTKKRAGHRRGKCNHNDLQTAAQYTNLPLPPLKPRKVWIVYSADHLLYVDVVLKFAEFLMTVCGTAVALDLLEDHQISELGPLPWLTKQKKEMEDLSSKIIILCSRGTQAKWQAMLGSEPVCLKQDQQKPMGDLFTPALNLILPDFKKPACFGMYIVCYFEGISSEKDIPDLFNVTSRYQLMDKFEDIYFRIQDLEKFEPGRIHRIREITAENYIDTPSGRKLKEAVQKFKNWQMEHPDWFESETICLDNDEELQSLNRESQVDLLLSEPGGIVKHQLHLREPDPNCCYVINLHMHEGENRGCKLQPQLNPCGDPTSQTMVLPMDEAPLVQVVEPVSSTEDRNILGHHVLSNEDCMEGVPLLETSFAMRNNIILHDDSEVSAIDDQSPANLSGELRHHLNGLMYSLYQQNVIPSEPSLCQEEADKQHQLVFDDQCKDQRQSVQSDQGYISRCSPLPPDDLVEEEEEEEEEDQEKQVVFHELSPEILNSLKSLQQQLFFQDIQRSSDWGYPAEMTDTGQSLEDC, translated from the exons ATGGAGGCGAGCTGGCTGCAGGTTCCCATGTGGACTCCTTCTGCTCCAAGCAGTCTTCATGTCTCTTCTGATGTTTTCCGTCAGATGGATGGAAACCTGCTCCCTGTGCTTCGGATAGAATGGAAAGTGGCCACTGATG CTAGCATCCGGTATCTCCgaggggcagagctggctgtgatGCAAGTGAACAGCAATCAACAGATCTGCGCCCAGTTTGACTTTCAGAACAACTTGCCACTTCAGGTCCGTCCGGATGGAGGCCGG tggaatTTCACTTTTGACCGTTTTGAAGTGGAACCTGGCCAGACTTACCAAGTGACTGTCTACCATCTGCCCAAACTGGGCGTAGATGGAGACTACAATTGCAAGTCCATGTCTCTCACAATGCCTG ACTGCAAGGACTCTCTAATGAAAAGAACCATCCCATGTATAAAGACAG GCAGCTTGTGGGAGCCCAGGATCCACGGTAAAAGTCTAGATGATACAACTCTGCTTGTGAGCTTTAACCCATGGATGGAGTCAGCCCGATACCAAATTCATGTGGCCAGTTTCCTGAATGAGAAGAAGTGTAAAATGATCACACGTGATTTCACTGAG GGTGGACTGCAACAGCAAGTGAATGTCACAATCAAAATAGAGAAGAACATAAGAGCTTGCTGCAACTACAAAATACAG ATTCAGCCATTCTTTGCAAACTGTGGCACAGACTGTCTGAGACACTCCGCTTTCATCCCATGTTCACCAGCTCCAA GTACAGACCCATCAG GTGATATGATTATATGGCTCTACTGGTGTATCACTGGGATCTGTGTGTTACTGGTGGGATCAGTTATAGCAGGTGTGATCTGTATGACCAAAAAACGAGCAG gaCACCGGCGAGGAAAATGCAACCACAATGATTTGCAAACTG cagCGCAATATACCAATCTTCCTCTGCCACCCTTGAAGCCCCGAAAGGTTTGGATTGTGTATTCTGCTGATCACCTGCTGTATGTGGATGTGGTGCTGAAGTTTGCTGAGTTTCTGATGACAGTCTGTGGCACTGCTGTAGCCTTAGATCTGCTAGAAGATCATCAGATCTCAGAGTTAGGGCCGTTACCTTGGCTTACtaaacagaagaaggaaatggAAGACCTGTCTTCAAAGATCATCATCTTATGTTCACGGGGCACCCAGGCCAAATGGCAAGCCATGCTTGGGAGTGAGCCTGTGTGTCTCAAGCAAGATCAGCAAAAGCCAATGGGAGACCTGTTCACCCCAGCCTTGAATTTGATCCTGCCAGATTTCAAGAAGCCAGCCTGTTTTGGAATGTATATAGTCTGCTATTTTGAGGGGATAAGTAGCGAGAAAGATATACCTGATCTGTTCAATGTCACATCCAGGTACCAACTGATGGACAAGTTTGAGGATATTTATTTTCGGATTCAGGACTTGGAGAAGTTTGAACCTGGGCGCATCCATCGAATCCGGGAAATCACAGCTGAAAATTACATTGATACCCCTAGTGGGAGGAAGTTGAAAGAGGCAGTACAAAAGTTCAAGAACTGGCAGATGGAGCACCCAGACTGGTTTGAGAGTGAAACCATCTGCTTGGATAATGATGAAGAGTTGCAGTCCCTCAACAGAGAGAGCCAGGTGGATTTATTGCTAAGTGAACCAGGTGGAATTGTGAAACACCAGCTGCACCTACGGGAACCTGACCCTAACTGCTGTTATGTCATCAACCTCCACATGCATGAAGGTGAAAATAGAGGCTGTAAACTGCAACCTCAACTTAATCCATGTGGGGATCCGACTTCTCAGACTATGGTCCTTCCTATGGATGAGGCTCCTCTAGTTCAGGTAGTGGAGCCAGTCTCTTCCACGGAAGATAGAAATATACTTGGTCATCATGTGCTGAGTAATGAGGACTGTATGGAAGGAGTTCCTCTTCTGGAGACAAGCTTTGCAATGAGGAATAACATCATCCTCCATGATGACTCTGAAGTTTCAGCAATAGATGACCAGAGTCCTGCAAACCTCTCAGGTGAACTGAGACACCATCTGAATGGACTCATGTACTCTCTTTATCAGCAGAATGTCATTCCTTCAGAGCCATCTCTCTGCCAAGAGGAGGCTGACAAGCAACACCAGTTGGTCTTTGATGACCAATGCAAAGACCAAAGACAGTCAGTGCAGTCAGACCAGGGCTACATCTCTAGAtgttctcctctgcctcctgatGACcttgtggaggaggaggaggaagaggaggaggaggatcaggaaaaacaagtggTCTTCCATGAACTCTCTCCAGAGATCTTGAACAGTCTAAAgagcctccagcagcagctgttttTCCAGGACATTCAACGGAGCTCTGACTGGGGGTATCCAGCTGAGATGACGGACACTGGACAATCTTTGGAGGACTGTTAG